Sequence from the Pirellulales bacterium genome:
TAACTTTTCTGAAAATCTGCAAGGGAAATTCTAAATTCTGCAATGGCATGCGGTTAGGTTGAATTTTCCCGGCAGATTATTGGGCGATTCACTGATATTCTCCGGCAATTCGCCATTTCGATCAAAATTGGGCCACTTATTTTCCTCTTAATTTCCTCTTGAATTGGGCCACGGCAAAAAATCGGCTCGTGAAAACAAGGCATTTTCGTATGCCGAGGCGGTTTCCTTGAAAATCCCAAAGGGAAATTATGAAGCCACAAGTGGGGTTGAGCTCCCTGCATGGCCGCTTTCCTACAACAACTGTTTTTGATTGGAACCATGGCAGCCATCGCCCGCTTCTAGGCCACAATTTTGTTTCTTGGATGTTTTGGAGCATTTCACTTCTTCTGTTACGTCGCTCAACGCTTGCCGGCGGGTTTTTGATAATTCAGGATCGCTTTCGGATGATTCAGGTCAACTGTCGTAGCCATCCAGCATAACAAACCCATGGCCTAAAACTCGAAAGTTTTTTTCGCTCGCCGCCATTGGGGAACGTGTTTAAATTTTTGGTAGTGGGCCAGTTTGATGAAAACAATTTGGGTGGCCGGGATCGAGTACCGCCGAGCCCCCAGAATTTCTGCGACTGGGGGCTCACTTCGTTCGACCCCAACCACCCTGAAAAATCAAACTGGCCCCCCAAATTTTTTGAAAAATCGCTTGCAAAGCAGTAAAGACCGTGCTACTATAAAACCAAATCTAAATAACCAAATATAGTCTGTGATCACAAAGATCGGATTTTCAAGCGAATTTTGCTGCGGTTCTGCCATATAGGAGAAGTTCAAAATGGCTCGTCCCCGTGCCAAGGAATTAACCGAACGTGAATTGGAAGTCATGCAAATGTTTTGGAAGCACGGCGAGCTGAACGCCGTGGAAGCCCGCGAGAAGTTGGCGGCCGCTGGACTGGACCGGGCTTATACCACCATCGCCACGCTGATCCGAATTTTGGTGGATAAGGAATGCTTGAGGCAACTACCGGGCAGCGAGCGGCCGTTTCTTTTTCGTCCCACACGCTCGCAGGACGAAGTTTCCGGGCGAATGCTGGCCGATGTCGTGGAGCGCGTGTTCCAAGGCTCGAGGGAACAGTTGTTGGTGCAACTACTCAAACAGAAAAAATTAACGGCCAAAGAGCGGGCCACTTTGCAAGAACTCTTGAAGGAGCAAACGTCATGAACGCTTTAACCTCGGCAATTTTGTGGATGGCAGTGCAAGTGCTGTTGTTTTCGCTGGTTGGCGGTGCGGCGTTTGTGCTGTTACGCCGCCGTGGGCCCAGCGCTGCGGTCGCTTGCGCGGCCACGGTGTTAGCGCTCACCTTGCCACTCGTCTTCTGTTTGGCCAGTCCGTGGCCACAGTGGATCGGCACATCGGACAGCCGAATTTCGGCAACGCAGGCAAATGCTGGGCTTGCTCCGTCCACGATTCAAAATCAATCCTCGGATGCGATCATTTCAGCGGCCGATAGCGCCAATGCAACGCACGGCTCGGTACTTTCGACGGTATCGAACTGGTGGCTGAAGGCGGTCGAATGGCTGCAACCTACGAGCAATTTCGCCAACGGAGAGAAATCCGCAGCGCCTATCTGGCAAATCGCGATGCTATGGGTATTGGCAACCGGCGTGAGCTTGAGTTTGGCTCGGCTGGCCGCCGGAATGTGGGCTGTTCATCGATTGCGCCACCGCTCGCAGCCGATTGACAATCCGGCACTGGAATCGACACTGCGAGAACTTTCGCAGCGGTTGAATGCGCCGACGGTGGAACTGCGTCACACCGAATGGTTGCGCTCCGCGGCCACGATTGGCTGGCGGCGTCCCATGTTGCTGTTGCCTGCCGATTGGTCTGGCTGGACCGAAACAGAGCGGCGGGTGGTCCTGGCTCACGAATTGGCACACGTCGCCCGGCGCGATTATTTCACCGCTTTGTTGGCGCAGTTGGTGTCGGCGATCCATTTTTATCAGCCGCTGGTGCTGTGGCTTAGCCGCCAATTGCGGGTGCAGCAAGAATTGGCCGCCGATGGGCAAGCCGCCGCCGTGACGGAAAATCGACAAGCTTATCTCGCCACGCTGGCACAAATGGCCCTGCGGGCCGATGAACAGCCGGTCCCCTGGGCTGCGCGTGCATTTCTGCCGGGCACCAGCATGCTCATCAAGCGCGTGGCGTGGCTCAAACGCAAGGGTCAAAGAACGGAAACATCGCTGGGCAGAACAGGCCGTTGGATTCTGGCAGCATGTATGGCGGCCATTGCGCTAGGCGTGGCAGGCCTTCGTGGACCGAGAGATTCATTCACTCAGGTGGCCATGGCTGCGCCGGCCGACGATGCCAAGCAATCCGAAACCAAAAAAGACGCCGAGCGAGCTTGGGATGTTTCGCAGCCGCAGCCAGCGGTGTTGCGGAGCTTCCGGTTTGTGCCGTCGGAAGCAAAACTGGTCGTCGGTATTAATCCGCATGAATTGGCGAAGACTGCATCGGCGGCAAAACCGATTGTGGACATGCTGGACAAGGAATTCGAAGGCAAAAACGGATTCAAGCTCACCGACATTGCCGACGTTGAGCTCATTTGGATGCACTCCACACAAGAGCCTGACAGGATTGTCATTCAAACCGAAAAGCCCATCGACTGGAAGGAAACGCTGCGGCGTAAGAATCCAGGCGATATGGAAATCCAACACCAGGGCGATCACGAGTATTACGTGCTGAAAGATAGCGCAGATTTTGGGCCATGCGTGTACCCGGTCGACAACCGAACAATTGTTGCCGGCAGCGAAAAGCAAATTCAAACGTTCATTCGCGGCGGCGAAAAATTGATGGACGCTAGCGCGTTTCCTGAGTTTCCAGCCAGTACGTTGGCGATTCGGGCGGAAATATCGATTATGAAGCCGATCACGGAATTGGACGCCCTGTCGGCGGCGATGTTTTTGCCGCTCATGGAGCATGTGAAGGTGGGACGGGGGTTTGTCGGCGCCGAACCGCCGGGGACCAACGGCGTCGGCTTCCACGCACTACTCGAATGTGATTCGGCCGACGGCGCCCAGCAGGTTGCCAAAACACTGGAAGTGGCGCGGACCATCGTTTTGAATATGATCCAGATGAAAATACAAGCCTGGCGGCAAACGGAAGGACAGACGGCCGACAAGGAACAAGCGGCCCAGATCAATGGGTTGTTCGACTTACTCACCAAAGCGCTGAGCGATTGCAAGATTAACGCAGCCGGCAGCGTGGCACAAGTTTCGGCAAATGTGGAGCTGGGGCCGGCACTGGTCGCCGGATTTTTAATGCCGGCGATGGCGGCCGCGAAAGAGGCGGCCATGCGACAGCAAACCATGACCAATATGAAACAGTTGGGGCTGGCGATGTTTGAGTATGCCGACAAGCACAATCACTTTCCCCCTGCGGCTATCGTTGGGCCAGACGGCAAAACAAAACATAGCTGGCGCGTGGAGGTACTTCCGCTGTTGAATACGGTCGAAGCGAACACCGTTTATAAGGAATATCACTTCGACGAACCGTGGGATAGCGAACACAACAAAGCATTGTTGGCGAAAATGCCGGCCGTATTGCGCGATCCGCATGAACCGGAAGGAAGCACCGACGCTTGCTATTTTATGCCGACCGGCAAGGGAATGATTGGCGGAAGTGAAACCGGAACACGCCTTGAAGACATCACAGACGGCACGGCAGTGACGATTGCGCTGGTCGAAGCCAAGCGCGATATTCCCTGGACCAAGCCGGAGGATATTGAAATCGACGCCGATTCCACCAAACCGCTGCCGAAATTTGGCGGACATTTGGCGGACGCTACAGGTTCCAACAATATTTACGCGGCGGTCTTTGCCGACGGGCATGTGCAAATTATGTCCAACGAAGCCGATCCGAAATGGGTTCGAGCGGCATTTACCATTAGCGGCGGTGAGCCATTAGATGGAGGAAGACTATCGGCCCCGCAAGAACAGAAGCGGCTAACGCCGGATTTGAAGCCGGTTAATCCGCAGTCCACGCCGGTTCCGCCTGGAAGTGGTTCGAAAATCGATCGGCCAAAGCTGGAATTTCGTTTGGCGGAAGCCGAACCAGGAGAAGGACTAACGGAAGCCGCGCTGCCCGGCGGAACGGAAAAAGTTTATTTGCATCTCCAGGCGGAATTGAGCAAAGACGACATAGCGTCGATCCAACTCATGCCAAACGAAAATGGAACAGAAGGGATTTCCATTACGTTGACCGAGGCGGGAGGGGAAAAAATGGAAGCCCTAACGGCCGCCAACCTCTTAA
This genomic interval carries:
- a CDS encoding BlaI/MecI/CopY family transcriptional regulator — its product is MARPRAKELTERELEVMQMFWKHGELNAVEAREKLAAAGLDRAYTTIATLIRILVDKECLRQLPGSERPFLFRPTRSQDEVSGRMLADVVERVFQGSREQLLVQLLKQKKLTAKERATLQELLKEQTS
- a CDS encoding M56 family metallopeptidase, whose protein sequence is MNALTSAILWMAVQVLLFSLVGGAAFVLLRRRGPSAAVACAATVLALTLPLVFCLASPWPQWIGTSDSRISATQANAGLAPSTIQNQSSDAIISAADSANATHGSVLSTVSNWWLKAVEWLQPTSNFANGEKSAAPIWQIAMLWVLATGVSLSLARLAAGMWAVHRLRHRSQPIDNPALESTLRELSQRLNAPTVELRHTEWLRSAATIGWRRPMLLLPADWSGWTETERRVVLAHELAHVARRDYFTALLAQLVSAIHFYQPLVLWLSRQLRVQQELAADGQAAAVTENRQAYLATLAQMALRADEQPVPWAARAFLPGTSMLIKRVAWLKRKGQRTETSLGRTGRWILAACMAAIALGVAGLRGPRDSFTQVAMAAPADDAKQSETKKDAERAWDVSQPQPAVLRSFRFVPSEAKLVVGINPHELAKTASAAKPIVDMLDKEFEGKNGFKLTDIADVELIWMHSTQEPDRIVIQTEKPIDWKETLRRKNPGDMEIQHQGDHEYYVLKDSADFGPCVYPVDNRTIVAGSEKQIQTFIRGGEKLMDASAFPEFPASTLAIRAEISIMKPITELDALSAAMFLPLMEHVKVGRGFVGAEPPGTNGVGFHALLECDSADGAQQVAKTLEVARTIVLNMIQMKIQAWRQTEGQTADKEQAAQINGLFDLLTKALSDCKINAAGSVAQVSANVELGPALVAGFLMPAMAAAKEAAMRQQTMTNMKQLGLAMFEYADKHNHFPPAAIVGPDGKTKHSWRVEVLPLLNTVEANTVYKEYHFDEPWDSEHNKALLAKMPAVLRDPHEPEGSTDACYFMPTGKGMIGGSETGTRLEDITDGTAVTIALVEAKRDIPWTKPEDIEIDADSTKPLPKFGGHLADATGSNNIYAAVFADGHVQIMSNEADPKWVRAAFTISGGEPLDGGRLSAPQEQKRLTPDLKPVNPQSTPVPPGSGSKIDRPKLEFRLAEAEPGEGLTEAALPGGTEKVYLHLQAELSKDDIASIQLMPNENGTEGISITLTEAGGEKMEALTAANLLKRLAVLVDGKVLVAPRIQSKISDKMQLTGNFSKEELEQLSKTLGGDPRH